The following coding sequences are from one Epinephelus fuscoguttatus linkage group LG7, E.fuscoguttatus.final_Chr_v1 window:
- the agmat gene encoding agmatinase, mitochondrial — translation MFSCWRNFNISRRVTSGAADLFSLRTRQTACVCSDRRAVCINPNRLSSGKRYNVPPSAEFVARVSGIPTMAKLPFQDTAEGLDAAFVGVPIDTGTSNRPGARFGPRQIRVESAMLRSYNSGTRAAPYESLMVADIGDVNVNVYDLKDTCKRIREAYRKILATGCIPLTMGGDHTIAYPILQAVAEKYGPVGLVHVDAHADTSDVVLGEKIGHGTPFRRCVEEGLLDCKRVVQIGLRGTGYSADSYEWSRAQGFRVVQAEECWFKSLAPLMAEVRAQMGKGPVYFSFDIDALDPGFAPGTGTPEIAGLTPIQGVEIIRGCRGLNLVGCDLVEVSPPYDTTGNTALTGANLLFEMLCVLPKIKYY, via the exons atgttttcatgttggAGAAACTTTAATATAAGTCGCAGAGTTACTTCCGGTGCAGCGGACTTGTTCTCTCTGCGGACACGTCaaactgcgtgtgtgtgcagcgACAGACGAGCTGTGTGCATTAATCCCAACAGACTGAGTTCAGGGAAACGGTACAATGTGCCACCGAGCGCAGAGTTTGTCGCCAGGGTGTCGGGGATCCCCACCATGGCCAAGTTACCTTTCCAGGACACAGCCGAGGGGCTCGATGCGGCGTTTGTCGGAGTACCGATTGATACCGGGACCTCCAACCGACCCGGAGCAAG GTTTGGTCCGAGGCAGATCAGGGTAGAATCTGCCATGCTGAGATCTTATAACAGCGGCACCAGGGCGGCCCCTTATGAGTCCCTCATGGTGGCTGATATCGGGGACGTCAATGTGAATGTGTATGACCTGAAAGACACCTGCAAACGCATCAGAGAGGCCTACAGGAAGATCCTGGCTACTGGCTGTATTCCTCTGACTATGG GTGGCGATCACACTATTGCATATCCCATCCTGCAAGCTGTTGCTGAGAA GTATGGCCCAGTGGGTCTGGTCCATGTGGATGCTCATGCTGACACCAGTGATGTGGTCCTGGGGGAGAAGATTGGACATGGGACTCCGTTCAGACGCTGTGTGGAGGAGGGGCTGCTGGACTGCAAGAGAGTGGTTCAGATCGGCCTGCGTGGTACAGGCTACTCTGCAGATTCATACGAGTGGAGCCGGGCGCAG GGTTTCCGTGTGGTACAAGCGGAGGAGTGTTGGTTCAAATCTCTCGCTCCTCTGATGGCTGAGGTCCGAGCTCAGATGggaaaaggtccagtgtatttCAGCTTCGACATCGATGCTCTTGACCCGGGTTTCGCACCTGGAACAGGCACACCAGAGATAGCAGGCCTCACTCCTATACAG GGAGTTGAGATTATTCGAGGCTGCCGTGGTCTGAACCTTGTTGGATGTGATCTGGTGGAGGTTTCTCCACCCTACGACACCACAG GGAACACTGCACTGACTGGTGCCAACCTCCTTTTTGAAATGTTGTGCGTCCTCCCAAAAATTAAATACTACTGA